The following nucleotide sequence is from Corylus avellana chromosome ca7, CavTom2PMs-1.0.
GCTGTTACAAGTTGTAAATTCAACTTCTATTAGATTATCCAAAAGCTATTACTTAAAATTACATTATTCAATTGACTggcaaatttaatataatttggtcACATTCTAAGGTTTGTTGGGTTTAATGTCAGAACCTAATTGCGTAGGTGAATAAAACAATAACACAACGGACAAGTATTCCCAACTAAACATTGTTGAAATTCTCAATCATGATAAAATGGTGAcgaaatagttttattttaatatatgtatatattttttttatgagctaCCGCCCGTTGAATTTGGGCCATAGCTTTTGCTGATATGGCTGTATATATCACCATCCCTAAACAAGTTGCCTGACAACAGCACCACCCCCcctaaaaaaaagagaaaaaaaacagtGTTATTTGATGGCTGTATTTGGGCATTCTTATGTTTGCTTTAATTTGTTCATATATTAATCATCTTCATGACAGAGATAGCAAGACAAAACTGGCTACCCTATGAGTGCACCTAATATATCCTATGCCATACGTACAGCCATAGGTAGTTTTTAGTGCTAATTTTGGATGGATTaccagcttttttttttgaattatgttaaagaaaattctttaaattttatttattaaattaatacttATCCTTAGCCAATATGATTAATCTCCCATGCATGATGTCAGTTTAATAGGAAATTTCTAAGATGGAATAGTAAGGCTGAATTAAATGGCATCAAGATGTGACTGTGCATGCACATCACTATCCCTTACAAAGATGGCTGACaagcattaaaaataaataaaaaataaagagagaaaagcgGAGAATTATTTGATGGCAACAATTCATTGCAGTTTGGCATTTTTATGTTTGCATCCCAAGGAAAATGGATAACTTCACTTTGTCTATAAATTAATAATCTTCACGACAGAGATACATTGCAAGACAAAATTGGTTCTCTTCTCCATCCCCTCCTCCAGATTGGAAAaactatttttacatttttatttatttttaaaatttaaaattttaaaaataatctatTACAATTTAATGATAAGGAAGATTTTGGAAAGTACTCGTCACTACCAAACCTTGGGTTAGAAGCAAGCCGAAACGAAAAGAATCATCTCGATCGAAATGGCAGACAATATAATTGAAGCACAGCGTGAAATTCCAACCACACATCACAACATGACAGCGATAGCACCTATTGGATCGTTTCCTCGTAGAAGGTCGGTTGCACTGTCACCAGCTATTGCAAGCTATATAGTTGgaattctagggttttgtaaaaTTCAGGCCGTCTAAATAGAAGGNNNNNNNNNNNNNNNNNNNNNNNNNNNNNNNNNNNNNNNNNNNNNNNNNNNNNNNNNNNNNNNNNNNNNNNNNNNNNNNNNNNNNNNNNNNNNNNNNNNNctctctctctctctcactctctctcttctgccCATTGTATGGTTTTCATCTGCATCTGCAAGCTGATTTTGTCTTTGGAAGCAACTAATGaacatgaaaaatattattgaagcTCTTTGTCTTGGATGCAAAAGAAAGTTTGGTTTTGATTGTTAACATTCtcgaatttgtttgtgttttcttttagtTGTAGCTAGTTGTGAATGTCAAGCTACacatgtgtttgatgaaatgtttGTGAGAAAATTTATTGCCTTTAGAAAGAGCTTtatttataccaaaaaaaaaaaaaaaaattcctttcatTTGTGTTACTGCTGCTATTCACAACTAGCTGCAGATAAATTTCCTTATCAGAAGAaaattttcctttcattttatttcctttcatttgAATTAACTTGAAGCTAATGTTCTGTTTCTTATTTTCAGATGTAAGATTTTGGGCGGGATCAAGGAGAAGCAGAGCTACAAGCTCTTTAGAGggattttcaagaaattcaaaagAGCCCGGGTGTAAAGGATGATAAACGAtgggatttgatttgattttcaagaACTACACGTTGTCATGTATTAGCCATTtttctgatttgatttgagttttAATTAGAGAATGTGTTGTTTGAAGTTGCAAATTATTTTGTATGTGGACCACTGTGCTTGTGAAATTGGTTAAGAAAGGTTGTGTAGAtgagtcaaattttttttgatgaatgtgATTCGAGTATTGATTCGGTTGTCACTGTCCAACAACCTCGATATTTGATTGATGCCTTGTATGTATTATTGGTTAAAGCTTCTATAAATTTTGGGTCCGTTGAAACTGAAGATGAAATAGAAGCACCATGAACTCTTGTACGTTGCAAGTTATGTCCAAATCATGAAATGCCTTTACCCTCGTGGATAAGATTAAAGAAGCAACCAAAATCATTTGTTCATTTTAACAAACTCTATAATTTCAAGTATTACATAAAATCAACttcaagaaatataaataatttgttttttttcatcatCCTCAAAGAGGTACAAACAATCAAAAAGGTTACAATCCGAGAGTTTCTCAATGCAACTTCAAGCGTTTCTCATTTTTATTCATCTTATCATCATTGATAATAACTCTCTTTGCAGCAACAAACCATGTCTCtgcaaaataagcaaaacactaaGAACTATGAGTAGGAAAAACAGAAGCAGTatccaaaaatgaaaagagaaacccaggttaaaaaaattaccaaaacaaaaactagAAATCTCATTTTCATTCTTCTTGTTGGTGCGTGGTAAAACCAAAAAATCCAAAACTagacaaaaacagagaaacccACGAAGACCAAATATCCAAGAATTGTTTTCAAGAAATATACCCATCCAACCAACCACCGAAAATCAAAGGGATTAAAATCTTCAAAACTATTGAGTGAAGCAAAACCGAAGCAGGGAGCAAAAGAAATCCCCCCACCTAGCCCATTCGGCCATGGCAGAAAGAAGACCCATGACCAATCGGCTCTCAACCGAAAAGCAAAGGAAAAATCGTACTAGAACTAACTAAAATTccatttcttgtgtttttttttcttctcaaaatgaaagatttaTCTAGCTACAactaaaagaaaacacaaacaaattcgaGAATGTTAACAATCAAAACCAGCCATACACACAAAGGAATCAAAACTTTCTTTTGCGTCCAAGACAAAAGAgcttcaataatatttttcatgttCATTAGTTGCTTCCAAAGACAAAATCAGCTTGCAGATGCAGATGAAAACCATACAATGGGCAGAAGAGAtagagtaagagagagagagagcttggaTAGATGGAGATCGACGAAATCGGAACCCATTCGTGCAGATAATTATACAGAATCGAAGGACACAGAAAAATCGATGATGATTCGGCAAAATCGAAACCCATTCTTTCAGGGAGTTGTATAGAATCGAAGAACAtgaaaaaataacccaaaactcACAAACAACCCAAAACCCACGAACtgacttgttttttttgtttttctcaaaatgaaagAAGCTCTAACCAACAAAACAATGAAATCATCTATACATACCTTCTCCAACTCACCGGGCGTCGCCGGTGGCGGCTGGGTGGCGTCTTCGGATTTTGAGTTGGTGCCATGGGTGGCAGTCTGTTGGGTGGCGGCAGTGCTTGGTGATGGGAGAAGGCGGGAGGGAGAAGTGTGGGAGAGGAGGACAGGGAAAGGTtttggggggaaaaaataaaaatttcgaaACCCTATCACACTTTTACTTTTCAGAgcgtgattttatttttttaatttttataaaaaatgctGATAACCATGGTTCACTTAACCAGGACAGCTCAGCACCATGCGGATGGTTTGCTGATAAAATGCTTCTCCNNNNNNNNNNNNNNNNNNNNNNNNNNNNNNNNNNNNNNNNNNNNNNNNNNNNNNNNNNNNNNNNNNNNNNNNNNNNNNNNNNNNNNNNNNNNNNNNNNNNtaattgaatttatttttcttatccCTTGGCCGACCAATCATTTTCTGAGTTTTCATGTTAAATGACTCCAATGCCCCGCCCGTATGTTTGTTGAAAGTGACATTAGATTATCCTATTTGGCACAACCTCGTCCATACATCTGTGAGTTTAATTCTATGAATGAGTCCACCGTCCATGTGCTTAAACAACGAGAAAAATGTTGGGTTTTTGGTTTTCCATCTTTTGTTTAGTCAAAGTCAGTCTCACAGACTGGGGGTCGGTCCGTCGGTTCCTTGGCTACGTCAAATAATTTCGGCTCGTGTTGTGTACTGCATACGTGGCTAACAAAGATTGCTCGATACATTGACCACTAAATTACTTAGCGCTCACCCCGTGGCAAATTGGCAATATTTCATTTTGGCTCCTCTTTCATAAATcaccattttgttttgttttgattaactgtggtatatatataccatgatacgagatttatttatttattttttaaaattcatatatatatatatatatatatatatatggccaaaTATTATCAGTCCCACAATCATTGTAGAAAGCATAGGTTATCATGCATGCTTCTTTTTTCACATGGCCAGGAATAATTAGTTCATCATTTTCTGTTAAATAAATTTTGCCCTTCTAATTGTGTTTTTATATACGAGCAGAGGAGCTAATGATTAGATGTTCATACGGCAAAGAACCGCACTACCAGACATGCATGGTGGcagtttaatttgtttagatgaTAATCATGGGTTCCTGGAATTTGATTATACTAATCTCGTCAATTAATATATTCTGGTCGAATTCTTTAATTGTAGGTGACATGCATggataacaaaaaataatggccATGTCGCATATGCCATCGTCTCCGAATCTTTTTGGGATTTTTCTTCATCATCTCGTTCTGGAAAATTAGAGGTTCAAAGACCCAGATGCACTTCTTCCATTTAGGACAACTACTATAGAGCCAGGTTATCACTTGGACCACATGAGCACTTCGATGGCCAGATTCTTTGGGGGACTACCAAAGTGGTCATGTGTTGCATGTATCGCAGGTTTTGGACCCCGTCTTTTTGTGCATATACTCAACAAAACTATTTTGCTAGGGATAGCGATGGAACTAGAATTTTAGGCTTGGGgattaaaaccaaaaagaaaaatctttgaGGGGAGGGGgataaaaagttaatttaagaagaatttgtataggttttttatttatttttaaaaaagtatggGATAGTAACTCTTTAAGCTTCCTCCCCCTAGCTTTGGCTATAGAGATAGGGTATCATTTATTCTCTGGAGTCTGGAGGGGAAGAGATATCTAAGTTTGACTTGCCTCAGGtgaaaaaatcattataaatcTTTCAATGCAAAAATAAACGATGAAAATGAAGTTCTCTCCCCATTTTGCAATCTAAACCGTTTATTTTatacataaaattttttacaattttttcgCTGCAAGCAAGCCAAACGGAAAATACGGTAAATACGTATAAGCTAAAGGAGCTAATTAATCACTCATATAGAGGACTTATTTAGTGCCTAGTGGAGTAGCTTAACCTAATTAAGCTTAATTGCTGTTACAAGTTGTAAATTCAACTTCTATTAGATTATCCAAAAGCTATTACTTAAAATTACATTATTCAATTGACTggcaaatttaatataatttggtcACATTCTAAGGTTTGTTGGGTTTAATGTCAGAACCTAATTGCGTAGGTGAATAAAACAATAACACAACGGACAAGTATTCCCAACTAAACATTGTTGAAATTCTCAATCATGATAAAATGGTGAcgaaatagttttattttaatatatgtatatatttttttatgagctACCGCCCGTTGAATTTGGGCCATAGCTTTTGCTGATATGGCTGTATATATCACCATCCCTAAACAAGTTGCCTGACAACAGCACCACCcctaaaaaaaagagaaaaaaaacagtGTTATTTGATGGCTGTATTTGGGCATTCTTATGTTTGCTTTAATTTGTTCATATATTAATCATCTTCATGACAGAGATAGCAAGACAAAACTGGCTACCCTATGAGTGCACCTAATATATCCTATGCCATACGTACAGCCATAGGTAGTTTTTAGTGCTAATTTTGGATGGATTaccagcttttttttttgaattatgttaaagaaaattctttaaattttatttattaaattaatacttATCCTTAGCCAATATGATTAATCTCCCATGCATGATGTCAGTTTAATAGGAAATTTCTAAGATGGAATAGTAAGGCTGAATTAAATGGCATCAAGATGTGACTGTGCATGCACATCACTATCCCTTACAAAGATGGCTGACaagcattaaaaataaataaaaaataaagagagaaaagcgGAGAATTATTTGATGGCAACAATTCATTGCAGTTTGGCATTTTTATGTTTGCATCCCAAGGAAAATGGATAACTTCACTTTGTCTATAAATTAATAATCTTCACGACAGAGATACATTGCAAGACAAAATTGGTTCTCTTCTCCATCCCCTCCTCCAGATTGGAAAaactatttttacatttttatttatttttaaaatttaaaattttaaaaataatctatTACAATTTAATGATAAGGAAGATTTTGGAAAGTACTCGTCACTACCAAACCTTGGGTTAGAAGCAAGCCGAAACGAAAAGAATCATCTCGATCGAAATGGCAGACAATATAATTGAAGCACAGCGTGAAATTCCAACCACACATCACAACATGACAGCGATAGCACCTATTGGATCGTTTCCTCGTAGAAGGTCGGTTGCACTGTCACCAGCTATTGCAAGCTATATAGTTGgaattctagggttttgtaaaaTTCAGGCCGTCTAAATAGAAGGATAATGAGATTTCTTTATTTAGGATAAATTTTAGAAAgtccccctgaactttcagccaatttgaaaaattctccttgaattttcaaaactctcatttaggcctcctgaactttagttttctctcactttgaacccttttaacattaaactacgtcgtttttgGGCTGGATAGGTGTTTAATTTTAGGatacaaaacgacgtagtttaatgttaaaagagtccaaagtgagagaaaaccaaagttcaggggacctaaatgagagttttgaaaattcagtgagagttttttaaattgactgaaagtttaggggggctttctgaaatttctccctttatttatttttgggtagGTGAGTCTggtattttatattattctaagCAAGCAGGTCTTgtaattctaattttttaagaTTGTTCGAAttttactaacaaaaaaaaaaaagagattgtaaataaaaaaataaaaaaataaaaaattggatagCCTATTAATAAGATATCCTCACCTACTATAGCCAATGGCTAAGCCTACTCTCTTAAAAGTTTATGTAACCCATGTATAAAAGTTACTTTATTGCCTATTGCCCATCCTACATAGTGATTATTATACATATTTTCTCCTCTTCACATAAGCAAACTTTCAGGCAAGCCAACTTTTAAAGTGATGTGTATTGTGTTGCCTTTTACATCTTAGAGCATTTTTTTTAGTAGGTAAGATAGCTATTGAAAAagcataaaattttattttaactatttatttttttatatacaatttaacagattttttattctactatttacttttttttaaatatcattttgtatgaaaaatagtgtcaaagaaagatgaggagtgagtaaaagaaagaaagtgacataaagaaaataataaacaaagtttatagtgtaAATAGTAAATAGGCGTTTTCAAGGGTAGCTTAATCAACTGTGGACTACGCTTTATGAAGCGAAGGTAATTAATTCGAATCCCccattcttcttcctttttgtggacatgtcaaaaaaaataaaaagtaaataggCTAATAAGTCTATGTAAAAGCACctataataatcaaatttgactattattaagAATTTGGCTATTCTTTTGAAAATGTTATAATTAAGGGCCAATTTGTGATGCACCAAAGTGATCTGAACGTTTTTTCTACTATATACCCACGCTATTCTTTTGAAAATGTTCTAATTAAGCCAATTTGTGATGCATCAAAGTGATCTGGACGTTTTTTCTACTATATACCCACGCTGTGTCcataattcaattcaattacACCCAATTTCACCAAGGGACGGTCACATGGCATGTTGCAGATATTGCAGAGCAAAACACAATTCAGCTTTTGGAGCGGAAATACACGATGAATTATctctggtttttgtttttttttttttattccactCTTAAAATTGCATAATAAAGTTCCGGCGGGTCTCGGTGACGTCTTGATTGGGTATATCGATTTGAGAATAAgatgctcaaactcgaaaaatagtttatgattttcaaaaattgaaacaattttctgaaaaattaaagagggtttttttttgttaaatcgaaaatatttttcgttaacTACTATTTTCGAACGCACCAAATActcaaaaatactaaaaacatttttcataagtAATTTTACACAAAACAAAGCCTAAATCTCCCTTAATTTTCATAGCCGTGAAAACTCAAAATACACCAAAACAAAGCCTAAATCTcccctaattttatattaattgtttttaaatttattattaagtGATAAAATTATCTATCTAAacttatatatgtgtgtgtaattttttatatgattgaaaaaaaaaaaaaaaaaaaaaaaaaaaaggacaaagaagTTATTGGATCGGGATTTCTTATAATTCCCTATCCCAAGCTTCCGATGAGGTCCATTGAGGCTAGAGTTGAGACCAATTGAGAGGGCTCAATCAATGACGAGGGATTGGGATTTGTTGGGCATCTCATCTCAATTGGAATGGCAAAGCTGGCTGGGTCTCAAAATTGGGCTTCATTTATAGAAACGAAGGAATAGCTccttaaaataaaaaccccaGTCATCTATAACCCAACTTCTGAATACCCACTATATGACTATATTCAACGTCCTTTTCGCAAACCGACAAGAGGCGGGCCTAATCTTCTTGCCCCGCTCTTGCCACGCCAGAATTCTAAACACTCATCATccattttacttttatattattcGATTGATGTGGCcgtatttattaatttattaattttttatttaataaatattaatttaaggaTTGATGTGCCTCTCGAGTTCAATCCCTTAGAGCAttcatgccttttttttttattattattattttttttattttttaaagcgtATTTAtgtcaagttttttttttttttttttttgataaattatgtCAAGTTAGCTAAAGGTTATTTTAACTATAATTATAGCAAATTTGAGtgaaaaatcgttttttttttgtttgagtaCATAAGTACATAATAaagcaagagaaagaaaggaaaaaaaaaaaaaacaactaactaagaaagcaataaaaagtCTGGAGGGTCTTTTCCACCGGCAATAGGAACCGAAAGAAAAGGGGAAAGGTGATAGAGAATGCAGCTAGAAAAGTTTATGGCCGTGGCCCAACGTGCCGCATAATGGATgcagaagtttgcactttttGTGACTTTCCTAGCTTCCTAAAAGGAAAATGCTGTGATAGAGTCAATAGTATCTAAGATAATGAAAGAAATCCGCCAATCAAGAGAAAGATTGGGTTGCTAAAGTGCTAGAATGATAACTTAAGAATCACCTTCCGTAATAAATTTACCAATATGAAACATGACGGACTAATTTCAGAGATCATCCGAATAATAGAGCCATTCGAATCCCGGCAAATCATTGCTTGAACCAAAAAAGTATTTCTAATAGCAATATCAAAGTTGATCTTTTTTTGTTGCTCttgtttctcttctctttttcgctgtctttctttctctcataCTCTCCCTCTCTActcgaatttttttaaatgtggttGTTAAAAGgagacaaattttgaaaaatataaccgttaggaaaagataaattttttaaaatatgattatttgagagagaataaataaatcattgagaaacaatatttaaataaaatagtaaaatttaataaataaaataaaaaaatgaataattaaaatagaagaaaaatactttttttgagctaaaataaaaaggacTCCTGAAAATTAAACTAGTTGTTGCAAATGGAATTGATACGTGGCAGCTCATATTTGGTCTGCATCTGTCGGTCAACTTGGAAagttccttttttctttttctttttctttttttctgggtAATTAACCATTACGATACAGTaaactaaaattacaaaatgaggGAGTGAAGACCCTAACAAACACCTAAAAAAACAGTTAATTCAGTACACGAAAAGTCGAAAACGCCAAGAAAAAGATTCCCATTGTTGACGGAAGGAAAAGCAGCCACATTATTGTCGGTGTAagctaatttaatttataaaatataagaaGTTGGAGGGGTGAAATCACCCTTTGCGTatctaacaaaataaaaaatctagtACACGcatttaaaattaattgcatCGAGTTTCTGTGAAAATGACCCAAATAGTtataaaatagataatattaGTTAAAGATATGTTTGGGAAAACTACATTCAAACTTATAACTTACTTGCAATCATcttcaaactaattttttttttttttttttaatttaaaaaaggtAATAATTGATATTCATTTCCAATTCATAAAAATGATAGATAAGTTACTGTAATAGCAGTCAATAATATAccaattaaacttttttttttttttttggaacttatATAATAATCATCGTGATTCATGAATTATTTcaggtttcaaattaaatttcacaaattatttaaaatttttaaataacacaACTAATGTATACCATTTAATACAATGCAATCAAATTTGGCCGgcaaaataaatttgtttccttttacttgaAGTTGAGGAgatctataaaaataataataacggTACTATTTACACTTATTTATtacacatattttataattattaacatagcatgtttaaaattattatttttttattttttaaatgatttatataaaaatcacttaatatacatataaaatGAAACATTATGTCTAGGGGTGTTCAAGCGGGGCGGTTATAACTACTCCGCTAACCGCAaggcggttattaaaaaccgaTAACCGCTTAGGACGGGCGGTTAATGGTTTTATCGCTTAGGGCAGGCGGTTAATGGTTTTAGGGAGAAGAAAaagtatataataatataaatatatattttatatttaaaatataacatcaaaatgacatcgttttgaaggaaaacaacCACTCACTCACTCAGCCTGATTTATACAGATTAGGGTTTTATCTTATTCTCTCAATCTCAGACTCTCTCTCACGACTCAAGTCTCACGCGGTGctgtccctctctctctctcggactCTCTGTATCTCCTCTCTCTCGTCGCCTCTGTCTCTCCTCTCTCTGTCTCACAAGTTGAATAGCTGATGACCACACCCCGGTGaatttttgtctatttatttttttagtttatgggCTACATGCTTGTAGTTGTTGAGAAAGTAAGGAAAAAACCCACAGATtgttacaattattttacataTAAAAAAGCTATTATAAAACCGTCGATTATTAATTTTAGTAACCACTAATAGTCGGTTATAAAAtaagttattaaaatttaataaccacAGCCGCTAGCCCAATTTATGTCTATATAAGGAAATTTCAAGATCAAGCAAGAATTCAACGCACAGTACGCAATAAAGGAaagattccaaaaaaaaaaaaaaaaaagaattcaaactCGATGGGTATTAATTGTTATCCACACGGCATGCCAACCAGCTAAACAGTGATAGTCAAACTTTACATATCACGATTCGTGATccacggtttttttttttttaaaagattttctttttaattaaagattattttaattacttaaaaaaatctTCTTGATGATACATACCATTACGTCGCTGCTCACCCTCTAGAGAATCTGTGTGTCCCTAATCGAAGCAAGCTCAACGGTTCAACACTTGCATCTGAGAAGAAAATGTGAGATCAGGCCGTGGATTAGACGCGAGCGAGACATGGGCTTATGAAATCAGTGACATCAGCGAACCATCACCGCCAAAAGAATCATCACGGCCGTCAATTCTTAACTCCTTTCAATTCGAACACGATCAGGCCTACGCTACACCATAATATTCCCCTTTCTCTCTCCGAGAAACGGACGGCGCCGGCGGGAACGAGAGCCGGTGGGAACCGTATGGACGAATCGTTGTTGGTCTAGAAGGATCGCGGTGATGAGAGGGAGCTTGTTGAGCCGTCGCGCGGCGCAGCGGCTCCGGCAACTCGCGATCTACACCCTCGGATCGGTCAAGATCAAGCTCCTCCTTTCCTGCATCATCGCATTCACGGTGTTCGCGCTCCTGAGCGGCGGCTCGGGTTTTATGGGATGGAACAACCACAGCGCTGCTCTGGACCAATTATCCGTTCCACGGTGCGTACAGTTagatgcacaaaaaaaaaaaaaaaaaaaaaaagaagaaaaaacttgcTGATTAGCATCTTAATTATACTTACTAATAtcattaatataattatatattttttgcaatAGGTAATTATTATAGGCTTTtatattttgtgtgtgtgtgtgtgtttattttttggtgttttccaTGTTTAgtgaatattaaaaaagaaatatagttCAGTTTGACCGGGTCCTGGATTTGTGCTCCATTTTGATTATTCTAGTTGATTCTATTTGGTTTTGGTAACAAATATTTAaacgactatatatatataagtttggaATGGTAGTACTTCGTGGATATTGGTTCTGGAAAGTGGTTGAAGAGGAAAATATTATATCCAAAATGGTATATACACTTAATTAAACTCTGcgtgttttctattttatttttcaaaaaacctGTTTTAGATGGttcctttaatatatattactCCTCAAAGGCTCATAGGGTTCACAGTTCTCACACTTCACATGTTACCTGAAGGCAATTTTGATATGGTCACATGTTATGGTGTCAAAAATGTTGTGAATTAATTGATTTACCAAGCTTTCCAGATTAGAGATGAATTTATTTATGTAAAAGGATAGCATGGTTTGAGCTTAATGCGTAGTCACAAATAGTAAGAATTTGTAGGAGTACAATAATAGGTGGATTCAACAGCCTTGTTCATTCTTTTTTACCATTTTATCATACGCATTcatgttggatatatattttgTGCACAGGAAAGGATATGCTATTGTAATGAATACATGGAAAAGATATGATCTTTTGAAGGAGTCCATTTCTCACTATTCGTTGTGTCGTTGGCTTGAATCTATTCATATAGTGTGGAGCGAGCCTAATCCACCATCGGATTCTCTTAAGAAATTTTTGAACCACATTGTAGAGTCCAACTCTGGAGGTGGGCGACGAGTTGAACTGAAGTTTGATATCAACAAGGAAGACAGTTTGAACAATAGATTCAAAGAGATTAAGGATTTGAATGCAGATGCCATTTTTTccattgatgatgatgttatatTTCCTTGCTCCGCAGTCGATTTTGCATTTAATGTTTGGCAAAGTGCACCCGATACAATGGTGGGATTTGTGCCGCGTGTCCATTGGGTTGATCAATCGGTATGCCTTCATCTTATATTTATTTCCTGTTTTGGTTGAACTGTTATTTCAGATAATTTCTTACCCTCAAGCTA
It contains:
- the LOC132187748 gene encoding glycosylinositol phosphorylceramide mannosyl transferase 1; translation: MRGSLLSRRAAQRLRQLAIYTLGSVKIKLLLSCIIAFTVFALLSGGSGFMGWNNHSAALDQLSVPRKGYAIVMNTWKRYDLLKESISHYSLCRWLESIHIVWSEPNPPSDSLKKFLNHIVESNSGGGRRVELKFDINKEDSLNNRFKEIKDLNADAIFSIDDDVIFPCSAVDFAFNVWQSAPDTMVGFVPRVHWVDQSKGGIDYYVYGGWWSVWWTGTYSMVLSKAAFFHKKYLGLFMNEMPASIREFITKNRNCEDIAMSFLVANATGAPPIWVKGSIFEIGSTGISSLGGHSERRTQCVNRFVAEYGRMPLVSTSVKAVDSRNIWFW